The nucleotide window CCCTCAGGAGGTGCACCAAAGCCTCGGCCGAAACGTCTAGTTCCTTGGCTACTTCGTACACACGCATATGGTGCAACTCTCTCCTGTGCTCGAACCTACGATGAAAGCGCGGCTGCCAGCTCGGCGGCCCGTCGTGCGAAGCTGTCGTTGGTGATCCCCACGGCCGAGACCGGGCCCCGCCCCGTGGCGGCGCCGATCGACTCCCGGCTCAGGCAGGTGAAGAAGCGCACCCCCCGTGCTTCCATGAGGGGAACCAGCTTCTTCGCTTGTGTGGGAGATGCGTCCGCCGCCACGATCACGCAGCGGACCT belongs to Longimicrobiaceae bacterium and includes:
- a CDS encoding ribosomal L7Ae/L30e/S12e/Gadd45 family protein; protein product: MQDETRSVPARPERALLDLLGLAARARALASGTDAARQAVRDGEVRCVIVAADASPTQAKKLVPLMEARGVRFFTCLSRESIGAATGRGPVSAVGITNDSFARRAAELAAALSS